A genomic stretch from Serratia entomophila includes:
- the lysM gene encoding peptidoglycan-binding protein LysM yields MGLFNFVKEAGEKLWDTVTGNATAEDQSAKLKEHLNKTGLPGTDKVDVQVVDGKAVVTGDAVSQELKEKILVAIGNVAGISGVEDKVSVAQSEAESRFYTVKKGDTLSAISKEVYGNANLYNKIFEANKPMLSSPDKIYPGQVLRIPQ; encoded by the coding sequence ATGGGATTGTTTAACTTCGTCAAAGAAGCAGGCGAGAAGCTGTGGGATACGGTAACCGGCAATGCAACCGCCGAAGATCAAAGCGCCAAACTGAAGGAGCATCTCAACAAGACCGGCCTGCCGGGTACTGACAAGGTTGACGTGCAGGTGGTTGATGGTAAAGCTGTAGTGACCGGTGATGCGGTCAGCCAGGAGCTGAAAGAGAAGATCCTGGTGGCGATCGGTAACGTTGCGGGCATCAGCGGCGTGGAAGACAAGGTCTCTGTCGCGCAGTCTGAGGCCGAAAGCCGCTTCTACACGGTGAAAAAGGGCGACACGCTGAGCGCGATTTCCAAAGAGGTGTACGGTAACGCCAACCTGTACAACAAGATTTTTGAAGCGAATAAACCAATGCTTTCCAGCCCGGATAAGATTTATCCGGGGCAGGTGTTGCGTATCCCGCAGTAA
- a CDS encoding YdfD/YebW family protein, protein MYALVMFVCYLDGGCSDIVVDVLRDEPQCLVAMKEQNLRHAGCYPMEDFIDGFWLPASEYSAF, encoded by the coding sequence ATGTACGCGTTGGTGATGTTTGTTTGCTATCTGGACGGTGGCTGCAGTGACATTGTGGTTGACGTGTTGCGTGATGAACCCCAGTGTCTGGTCGCGATGAAGGAACAGAATCTGCGCCATGCCGGCTGTTACCCGATGGAGGACTTTATCGATGGTTTTTGGCTGCCGGCCAGCGAATATTCAGCCTTCTGA